The Terriglobus tenax genome contains a region encoding:
- a CDS encoding sigma 54-interacting transcriptional regulator, which yields MPVTKNLPLTLGELKKSEWTPERVNRSVKDELRENLIARLRSRQTIFPGIVGYEDTVVPQIVNAVLSKHNFILLGLRGQAKSRILRALTNLLDPVVPYVAGSELRDNPYKPLSKYARDLVAEQGDDTPIAWLTPDDRYVEKLATPDVTVADLVGDLDPIKAARGGQELSSELTMHYGLLPRANRGLFIINEVPDLAGKIQVALFNIMQEGDVQIKGYPVRLQLDVAIAFSANPEDYTARGKIVTPLKDRIGSEIRTHYPESLEEAISITTQEAWAARPNSSIEIPGYIREVVELIAFLAREDKKVDKRSGVSQRLPISTMELVLSNAERRALIHGEELSVPRIGDIFTALPGITGKIELEYEGEMRGADVIIRDIIRQAVQRSFDKHFGNVNTQQIEEWFNLGGTVQLNDQQPAAASLKELKQIQGLLDKLEPVGITAKSSPEMTVSAAEFLLEGMTAHKRITRSEERSFSAGEKGRRHEQAANFHETVREREKDKEDWGSKNRTRRGFN from the coding sequence ATGCCGGTAACGAAGAACCTGCCCCTGACCCTTGGCGAATTGAAAAAGAGCGAGTGGACGCCGGAGCGCGTCAACCGCTCCGTCAAAGACGAGCTGCGCGAGAACCTGATCGCACGCCTGCGCTCCAGGCAGACCATCTTCCCCGGCATCGTCGGCTATGAAGACACCGTCGTTCCGCAGATCGTCAACGCCGTGCTGTCAAAGCACAACTTCATCCTTCTGGGTCTGCGCGGACAGGCAAAGAGCCGTATTCTGCGCGCACTGACCAACCTGCTCGATCCCGTCGTTCCCTATGTCGCCGGCTCGGAGCTGCGCGACAATCCCTACAAGCCGCTGAGCAAGTACGCCCGCGACCTGGTCGCAGAACAAGGCGACGACACCCCCATCGCTTGGCTGACGCCGGACGATCGCTACGTCGAGAAGCTTGCTACACCGGACGTCACCGTGGCCGACCTCGTCGGCGATCTTGACCCCATCAAGGCAGCGCGCGGCGGGCAGGAGCTCTCCAGCGAACTGACCATGCACTACGGCCTTCTGCCCCGCGCCAATCGAGGCCTCTTCATCATCAATGAGGTGCCGGACCTCGCCGGCAAGATCCAGGTCGCGCTCTTCAACATCATGCAGGAAGGCGACGTGCAGATTAAGGGCTACCCCGTCCGCCTGCAGCTGGATGTCGCCATCGCATTCTCGGCGAACCCGGAGGACTACACGGCGCGCGGCAAGATCGTCACTCCACTGAAGGACCGCATCGGCTCGGAGATCCGCACCCACTATCCGGAGTCGCTCGAAGAAGCCATCAGCATCACCACACAGGAGGCCTGGGCCGCACGCCCCAACTCCTCCATCGAGATTCCCGGCTACATCCGCGAAGTCGTTGAGCTGATCGCCTTCCTCGCCCGCGAGGACAAGAAGGTCGACAAGCGCTCCGGCGTCTCGCAGCGCCTGCCTATCTCGACCATGGAACTCGTCCTCTCCAACGCCGAACGCCGCGCCCTCATCCATGGCGAAGAACTCTCCGTGCCCCGCATCGGCGACATCTTCACCGCCCTTCCTGGCATCACCGGCAAGATCGAGCTGGAGTACGAAGGCGAGATGCGCGGCGCCGATGTCATTATCCGCGACATCATCCGCCAGGCCGTACAGCGCAGCTTCGACAAGCACTTCGGCAACGTGAACACGCAGCAGATTGAGGAGTGGTTCAACCTGGGCGGCACCGTGCAGTTGAACGACCAGCAGCCCGCAGCAGCGTCCCTGAAAGAGCTGAAGCAGATTCAGGGACTGCTCGACAAGCTGGAGCCTGTGGGCATCACGGCAAAGTCATCGCCGGAGATGACAGTTTCCGCGGCAGAGTTCCTTCTCGAAGGCATGACAGCGCACAAGCGCATCACCCGCAGCGAGGAACGCAGCTTCTCCGCCGGCGAAAAAGGCCGCCGCCACGAACAGGCCGCCAACTTCCACGAGACGGTACGCGAGCGCGAAAAGGACAAGGAAGACTGGGGTTCTAAGAACCGCACACGCCGCGGCTTCAACTAA